One window of Metopolophium dirhodum isolate CAU chromosome 3, ASM1992520v1, whole genome shotgun sequence genomic DNA carries:
- the LOC132941829 gene encoding neurofilament medium polypeptide-like translates to MDTKRLLALFWLSALACGRRLNDEHTKQNSSNKNLPTKSIDTQDDLSSRSYGLQGPEIDSPDDEFKSEVSDVWMPTSSSKSMAKQIHEPEIDDYGEPEKPEKLNDKEEMDSFERLNDEKIEDPENGNEDFEQVKKVKEVSIMTLKPKEHNKVLDPISDQQGRPPMRIIRPMRDLSILVRNRHHPILIARQVPVHWIPHNHHRPHKPLHPHKPLHPHKPLLPHKPPHPHKPLYPHKPHHPSMPKHKPCKPCDPKVHKKHKPKKPKKKPKKKPKKEHCHHPKKPHHKRLLYYAPIPTAMNYYYGSQIPVKLIKPSNNYNMAQSLENEDVEIETERPFHQEVEDDVEEHRLAEMSEPFDEEVPDESKIKSIENI, encoded by the exons ATGGATACAAAACGATTG TTGGCTTTATTCTGGTTATCGGCACTAGCGTGCGGTCGAAGATTAAACGACGAGCACACTAAACAAAATAGTTCAAACAAGAATTTACCTACAAAATCAATTGACACTCAAGACGATCTCAGTTCTCGAAGTTATGGACTTCAAGGGCCAGAAATAGATTCTCCGGATGATGAATTTAAATCTGAGGTGTCAGACGTATGGATGCCTACAAGTTCATCAAAATCAATGGCAAAACAAATTCATGAGCCTGAAATTGATGATTATGGAGAACCGGAAAAACCAGAAAAACTAAATGACAAGGAAGAAATGGATTCATTCGAAAGACTTAATGACGAAAAAATTGAAGATCCCGAAAATGGTAATGAAGATTTCGAACAAGTGAAAAAAGTAAAAGAGGTGTCAATAATGACGTTGAAACCAAAAGAACATAACAAAGTATTAGATCCAATAAGTGATCAACAAGGCCGTCCTCCTATGAGAATCATACGGCCTATGAGAGATTTGAGTATACTTGTCAGAAATCGGCACCATCCTATATTAATAGCCCGTCAAGTACCTGTCCATTGGATACCTCACAACCATCACCGTCCACATAAGCCACTACATCCACATAAACCACTACATCCACATAAGCCACTACTTCCACATAAGCCACCACATCCACACAAGCCACTGTATCCACATAAACCTCACCACCCTTCGATGCCGAAACACAAACCATGTAAGCCATGTGATCCTAAAgttcataaaaaacataagccaaaaaaaccgaaaaaaaaaccaaaaaaaaagccAAAGAAAGAACACTGTCACCACCCAAAGAAACCGCATCAtaaacgattattatattatgccccTATACCTACCGCCATGAACTACTATTACGGGTCACAAATTCCGGTGAAATTGATTAAaccaagtaataattataatatggcaCAAAGCCTAGAGAACGAAGATGTAGAAATTGAGACCGAAAGACCATTTCACCAAGAAGTTGAAGATGATGTTGAAGAACATAGGTTAGCCGAAATGAGTGAACCTTTTGATGAAGAGGTTCCCgatgaaagtaaaataaaatcaattgagAACATTTAA
- the LOC132941571 gene encoding uncharacterized protein LOC132941571, translating to MMFQRIAALLIVGSGASTAFVHSTNQQSNHQSNYKSESSYSSSSSRNGGHSYSYISQSAHGPGYSYSYSHSDGGSPLFLPEYASGYHSYTPLFIPSIDFDLDFDLDDDLDTDIDFYIDTDLDLDIDLDFPGIEYGLGYIGKYGHWYRKPKYGISKLYHSIDLDFLNYGGNYGYDNLGPSHFGSLNIFK from the exons ATGATGTTCCAGCGGATTGCAGCTCTTCTGATCGTCGGATCCGGCGCGTCAACCGCGTTCGTCCACTCCACCAACCAGCAGTCCAACCATCAGTCCAACTATAAATCGGAATCTAGTTACAGCAGCAGTTCGTCAC gTAACGGTGGTCATTCATATAGTTACATCAGCCAGTCAGCTCACGGCCCAGGTTATAGTTACAGTTACAGTCACTCCGATGGCGGATCACCATTATTCTTACCTGAATACGCTTCTGGATATCATTCATACACTCCTCTATTCATTCCATCAATCGATTTCGATCTAGACTTTGATTTGGATGATGATCTAGATACTGATATAGATTTCTATATTGATACAGACTTGGATTTAGACATAGATTTGGATTTTCCGGGCATTGAATACGGACTCGGTTACATTGGAAAATACGGACACTGGTATAGAAAACCAAAATACGGAATTTCCAAGTTGTACCACAGTATCGATCTAGATTTTTTGAATTATGGAGGAAATTACGGATACGATAATTTAGGACCTTCACATTTTGGATcacttaatattttcaaataa